Within the Nicotiana tabacum cultivar K326 chromosome 11, ASM71507v2, whole genome shotgun sequence genome, the region cgtgtatttataccatgtaggagtGGACCCGAGTGAAATTACCTTTTCCAAGTCGAAATAAGACAAATACTCTAAGAAAATTGCACAGGCATGCCACGCATTGTGCCGCCCCATGCGGGGCGCTAGTGGGGAAGTTCAAAGAGCAAGATCTGAAGACAACAGTAAAATATACTATCGCGCCGCCCCATGCTGTGCGGCAGTGGATGTTTTCTAGAGTGAAATGTATTTCTTCGATTTTTGATATCTAGATGGGGCTCCCgacccgaacgcgatcccggttTTATCTCTTGGGCCTTCACTCagactttaaaacttcaacttattTTATTTAGCTCCCGAATATCTTGTAACGCCAAATTACttcctacaaggtataaaacacTTAATAAGTGCAATACACTagcatttaagctcaaacacaagtaaaatacaaTAATTAGGGTGCAAACTATGACTAAAATATGTGATTCTAGCCTATCATCAATTACTTAGTCAAACAAACATATCAAAGTGTGTAATTACATCCAATTACACTCAAATCTAGTTCCCTTGTGGCTTTCCAAACATGCTCTTTGATAATTTTGAGAGACATAGAACTAAGACATGAAGGTCGTTAATAAGTGAATATataaattttggtttattttagaAGAATAtccagtaacaacaacaacaaaaaaaatccaGTATGTTCCCAATAGGTGGGGTCTGAAGAGGATAGTTGTATGCGGAGcaggtagagagattgtttccaatagacctttGACTCGAAAAtggtgagaagaagaagaaagaggaggaggagaaggagaaggagaaggaggggaaaaacaagaaaggaagagagaagaaaaaaaaggagataaaagataagtagtaccaaataataGCAACAGAGAATACAATACCTGAGGCGAACAAAATCACATAACGcaataaaaatctaagaatatgaagggacaTGCGTGCTACTAAGACTATCGGTGAGCAACTAAgaaactacctactaaccttcaaCCTTAATCATCGACCTCTATACCCTCCAATCAAGGGTTatgtcctcagtgagctgaagCATCGCCAtttcctgcctaatcacctctccccggtagttcttaggcctacctcggccTCTTCTCAAACTCATCATGGCCAAACTCTCACACCTCTTAACAGGAGCATCGATGCTTCTCCTCTTagcatgtccgaaccatctcagcctcgattcCCGCATCTTATCTTCTACGAAGGCTACTCTTATTATGTCTCGGAtagcttcattcttaatcttatctctcctggtatacccacacatccatctcaatatcctcatctatgttattttcatcttttacacatgagagttcttgactggccaacacccAAATTCATATAGCATAGTTAGTCAAACCACCATTCtataaaacttacccttaagacttggcggcacattcttatcataTAAAACACCGAaagcgagcctccatttcatTCATACCGCTCCGATGTGacgtgtgacatcttcatcaatctcccaaTTGTCTTGGATAATGAACCTGAGATATTTAAAATTAGCTCTCTTGTGGATAACTTGAACATGAAGCTTTACCTCTACATTTGTTTCATGGATCCCATCACTGAATTTACACTCCAATTATTCTATTTTCGTTCTGCTCAACTTGAAATCTTTAGACTCCaaagtctgtctccaaacctccaacctcgtGTTAACTCCGtttcgcgtctcgtcaatcaacactatatcatcggcaaatagcatgcaccaaggCACCTCCCTCTAGATGTGTTGTGACAGTACATCCATCGCCAaggcaaataaaaatgggctaagagctTATCCCTGGTGCAACCCTATCACAACAGGGAAATGCTCTGAGTCACCTCCCATAGTCATCACCCGAGTCTTAGTACCaacatacatatccttaatcaccaTAATGTACGCTACCAAAACGCCGTAAGCCTTCAAATACCTCCACAATGTTCTCAATTAATAAATATGTAATATTATAACTCGTATTTGAGTTACTCTTAATCTTATAGAtgaataaaatttaattatttatttgttaaagaattttgagggtccacAATGCTAATTAGGAAATTTGACACATGATTTGAGTAATAACTATTGGACGAGCCCCGAGAAAAAAGGCGGGTCACAAAAAAATTTTGACCGCGAAATCTCGATCCAACATGGAAGTGGGGTCCTGGAGAAACTAGTTGGGCCTAGCCCATAAGAACCACGAGACCCTATATGTATTAGGGGTGGCAATTAGAGCTCAAACCCATCTAACCTGCCCAGAGATTAATGGATTGGGTTACAAACATTTTAGCTCATGGGTCAATTTGGGCTGAGCCCAAGTTAATCCATTATATTTTATAGCCCATTCTGACTCATTGAGCAGCCCAAATACAACCcatgaaactcacccaaaacaaaaggtatctcaacccaacttatatagaaatttatttagttgcctcaattttattttattttttgtatttttaattttatgttcttttgtttttttgcaCCACCCCCTCCCCCCGCAAAACCCCCCTCCcctaaaaaaaattacttttatttttgtatttcaaaaaaaaattacgttttttaaataattttaaattttttattttctgttttttttcttttttctgcatCACCCATCCGTCCCACCTCCACCCCCAATTTTTTTTCGACTTACACATTTTAAGGTAAAAGGTTTTTTTATGCAAGATGAACATGGTTCTAAAACATGGGTCAAGTTGGTTGGGTTATAACCCATttttagcccatcttgacccagCCCATCTTAGCCCGAATACACTTTGGGCTGGGTTGGGCAATGACCCATTTATTGACCTAACCATCTTAACCCGCCCAAATTCAGCCTAACCCGCCCATTTACCACCCCTATTATATGAACACTGCTTTTGGTTCAGTCTATGTAAGATCTGGTTTTCTCTCTTTCCCTTATATTTTTTGAACACTCCATTTGTTTCGAAAAATTTTaatttgtgtctcatacaactgacactaaTTGTATGAGGCAATTTTTTTGCCTCACAGTTTTGTGGTCCCAGATTTATGTGGACCCAGAAATATAAGATTGGgatccacaaatttgtgagacaaaaagtAGCCAGTTGTAtgacacacaaaataaaatttctcgtTTGTTTCCGAAGAGCAATCTTTGTTCTTTCAATCGAAAAAGATCATTCGTCTTTGTTCTGCTCCTTTTCTTCCCAGGTAAGTGTATTTCAGTTTTAATTTCTACTCAAATCTATATATTAGTCTTCTGACCTTGAGctcctttttctctttctttttaaaaataactcTTTGCACAATTTAATACGCACACACAAACACAGTAATCAAGACTCCTCTTTTCCCCTACCTATTTGTACTTGTAATCCAAATTTCTGTAATCAAGACtcctttttttgttttgagaGCACTGATTGACTCTGGTGGttggaagaagaaagaaaaatttaaacTTTTATCTCATTCCGTTAATTGTTGTGCTGCAGGAGACTCTCATGGCGAAAAGACCGCAGCTTTCCAATAATTTTGCTCTAAAGAAGGTAAATCCTACTACAAGATTTGTGCTACTATTCTTTTCTCATTGATTGGTTtgatgaaacttgtatatttcTAGTGTTCAAGACGAGCTTGCACTGCAAAGGATCGCATTAGTCAGTTGCCTGATGATATTCTGGTACATATACTGTCTTTCCTTAGCGTTAAGGAAGCAGCAGACACCAGTGTCCTCTCCAAGCGGTGGTTACCCTTGTGGAGATATGTTCCTCGGCTTGATTTTGATGCTACCAAACAATTGGGTGAAGTAGCAGTGCATGAAAAGCTTCAGAAAAGGTACATGAAGAAGTATGTGAGATGGGTCAACCGTACTTTGCGAATGTGTAAAGCTCAAAGATTAGACCTATTTCGTGTTCGTTTTGACTTAAACGAACTTGCCCAGCATGATATTGACAAGTGGCTTGAGTTTGCCTTTTCTAGGCAAGTTCAAAGGCTAGAGTTAGACTTGTTAGAAGGTGGGGAGAGGATTCAAGCTTCAGATTATTGCTATACGTTTCCAGCGCAGCTCCTTGGTCTCAATCATTGTGCTGGTCAGCCTCAGTCAAACAATGTCCACAAGTTGCCACCTCTTTGGCATAATTTTAAGTCTGTAAAGGTACTGTTATTTAAGTCAGTACATGTGACAGGTGAAGTTCTTGAGTTCTTTCTGCACAATTGTCCATTTGTTGAAGAAATGGTAGTTCATGGATCGGGAACTCTGGTTAATTTGGAAGTTGTTGGTCCTTCCCTCAAGTTGAAACACTTGGAGATATGGTTCTGCCTTGgtttaaaatcacttaaaatttgTGATACAAACATCGTAACACTTAGGACTTCATCAGCCCACAAATTATTGCTTTCAAATGTTCCAATGCTGATTGAGGTAGACGTTGGGGGTCACCCGTTCCGGCATATTTTGGATACCATAATGCCTCGGGGTTCCTGCATACTCTCTCAGCTGGAGGTCCTTAAAATACATGCTTATGGGGGATTGGTCAGTCTACAAAAATTTGAAATGTCAATATACCTTTACTTTGCTTGTACTAACTGGTGTGTTTTAAATATTTCCCAGGAGTACTTGGAGCATTACAAGTTCCCTCAACTCGCCAAGCTCAAGAAATTTGTCGTAGAAGTTTTAGCAAAGGAAGACATGAGTGTCTTAGGTTGCACACATGTCATAGGGGCTGCTCCACAGTTGAAGGAATTTGAGTTGAAGGTAAGTGTCAAGTCTGATTTGATCATTTCGAGTTCTGGTTCAAGAAATTAGTGCTGATTTTGCTTGTATACTGTAATTGAGTTACATCACACGTCAAGCTCGAATAAAATAGGTTATGACAATCTGGACATGAATGTGTGTTACTTAATAGGTGCTGTCTCTTTGAAGAGGGAAGTTGACCCTTTTTTTATATAGTAAAATGgtgaaatagaaaaaatatagtaaaaatttAATAGAACCCTTTTTTCTTCATGGGTACTTTCACTGACTCCAGCTATTTCTTTGGTAAACCTATTTCAATTTTGAAAGTTCCCAGTGGATTCCAATGCCATCTCAAGTTTTCAATGCATATGACCTGGTATGGGATGAACCAAGTAATCATTTTTATCCGTTCTGCAGCCTATTTGATAGGATCCTTTAATAGATCTTTCAATTTGATATGAAGTACTTAGTAGACATCTAATTCGACGATTATGTCTTTTCCAGCACGTTAGACATTTTTTCAGTTCTTGTGTATTGGCCtaggaaaaataaaggaaagggaaaGAGGTGGGGTAGCACTCGTTCATTCCCTGTGGAATCATTGATTTGAGGTATTGGATAACATTTGAAAATCTGTAAGTTAGCTCTTTGGATGTGCACGTGCTGGCATAAATATGACGGTTGAATATTAATCACTGGTTTAATGGCTTCCAAAATTCTTTCATTATGACTTCCTTGGCTTAAGCCCTTTTGGTAGAATATTAACCCGAAGTGTGATCATAGTAGGGCTGTGCATGGATTAGATCGGATGGGATTTAGCacatttcggatttcggattccaTGCAATCCAAATCTGATCCGAATTAATATTGGATCAGATTGGATTTTAAACTTCAGATCGattaatattttgaatttttcggatTGGATTATACGTATTAttaagaactttttcttttatcctttttTGCCTTTTTCCATTTGCGGTATTAGTTAGGTAAACAGATTAACTGCAAATCACCTTCACATGGCCACTTTTTCCAGCCAAAGATTCAGTAGTTTTCTGGATTGAAAGACAAATCTGAACAAGGATAAACAGCTAAGGACTAAGCCTTTGTTGTAGTGATGGGAACTAAAGTCAGATAGTGACTAGAGCTTCAACATAAACTAATTCTCCAT harbors:
- the LOC107831272 gene encoding FBD-associated F-box protein At5g38590-like isoform X1, with the protein product MTHKIKFLVCFRRAIFVLSIEKDHSSLFCSFSSQETLMAKRPQLSNNFALKKCSRRACTAKDRISQLPDDILVHILSFLSVKEAADTSVLSKRWLPLWRYVPRLDFDATKQLGEVAVHEKLQKRYMKKYVRWVNRTLRMCKAQRLDLFRVRFDLNELAQHDIDKWLEFAFSRQVQRLELDLLEGGERIQASDYCYTFPAQLLGLNHCAGQPQSNNVHKLPPLWHNFKSVKVLLFKSVHVTGEVLEFFLHNCPFVEEMVVHGSGTLVNLEVVGPSLKLKHLEIWFCLGLKSLKICDTNIVTLRTSSAHKLLLSNVPMLIEVDVGGHPFRHILDTIMPRGSCILSQLEVLKIHAYGGLEYLEHYKFPQLAKLKKFVVEVLAKEDMSVLGCTHVIGAAPQLKEFELKLLWVDPSRSERECRKAVRCPLHHLKVLRLSGYYGRTSEVELVRYFLENAMVLEKIIVDPSTQYVHRHRVAPDEILRNFAKLQLQGEVPPHIELVIL
- the LOC107831272 gene encoding F-box/LRR-repeat protein At3g26922-like isoform X2; translation: MTHKIKFLVCFRRAIFVLSIEKDHSSLFCSFSSQETLMAKRPQLSNNFALKKCSRRACTAKDRISQLPDDILVHILSFLSVKEAADTSVLSKRWLPLWRYVPRLDFDATKQLGEVAVHEKLQKRYMKKYVRWVNRTLRMCKAQRLDLFRVRFDLNELAQHDIDKWLEFAFSRQVQRLELDLLEGGERIQASDYCYTFPAQLLGLNHCAGQPQSNNVHKLPPLWHNFKSVKVLLFKSVHVTGEVLEFFLHNCPFVEEMVVHGSGTLVNLEVVGPSLKLKHLEIWFCLGLKSLKICDTNIVTLRTSSAHKLLLSNVPMLIEVDVGGHPFRHILDTIMPRGSCILSQLEVLKIHAYGGLEYLEHYKFPQLAKLKKFVVEVLAKEDMSVLGCTHVIGAAPQLKEFELKLLWVDPSRSERECRKAVRCPLHHLKVLRLSGYYGRTSEVELVRVAPDEILRNFAKLQLQGEVPPHIELVIL